CAAACACATTTGAAGGCATTGTATCCTACCACATCTTTCAACCGAGAGTAACATTCTGTTGATTCTGGATCGGTATGTTTGTAGTCAGGTCGATTGTCCTCATTTTTACGAGATATTGTGTTTTAGCCTGACATTACACATGGCCTGGACTCATATTCCGAATGCACTACGGCTATATGCCTTAAATTTTACAAGACCTAGTTAGAAGATATTCCAAGTatagaaaaattagacttccattgTAGGTAGGCACAGCaataacgtatttatttcatCGTACAGGTATCTTGTATAAACTCGTTTTTTGTAGAGATAATGTTTAATAAACTCGACAAAAGTTAGTGAGAAAcagaattaaatttatattttaagcttTTGTTACTCTTATCAAAGCCAGAGAaacgaaccaaagacgggaatccatcgagtcaatcattaatttaattattatttttttatgttttatggtATTTTCCCCAATTTCTAGTCAAAtgattacgaatttccaagatgataGTCAATATGTCataatcggcttactggaggctggtagctGAGGAATATAAACCTCTTTTACgattttccaccatatttattaaaattaaaattaaaaaaatatatatttttttacacccaTAAATTATCCAACTGAGGGATAGAATAAATCAAATAAATCTTTATTATGAGTGATTTTCTTAACAAATTTGATGTTTTCtcagaatttctagcttaatagtATAGGTACAGATTTCCAAAATGGCAGTCAAAATGGCCGACAAAATGGCGCGCGCCctggtaatatatatttattgcacTATAGAGAATAAACATTAAACTAACAGGGATGAAGTGCCCTCAAGAAGactgaaacaagatggtggtctccaacagaacaaaacaagatggcgggtgttacATCATACTGCTGGCGATATATCTACCTTGACATTGgaggtgggaggtcagtctgccattgacttctgtggagaaaggatccaGCAACATTTCTTTTTTGCTTTTGCCGAATTCGAACCATAgactccatgacataagtgcatttttattttatgtttttattaaaattatatttaaataatttttcataaattgtaaatatttacacatttttcccATAGCAGTTATGGGTTTTCATTTTGGCGGATGTGAATTCATACTTTTAAAATGGTGTaaccttttttattaaaatttgattatatattttttaaattatttaaaattgttcctGGTTTACTTGGATAGAAATACGGGTTTTTAAGATGGAAGCCGAAACGAAATTTGCAAGGATGACGTCTATACCTTCAAAATGACGACCATGACATAATTTTCAAGGTATGCCCATGGGGAGTTTAAGTCACTTTAGAGAATTttcaagcagtttttttttaaggaataaaatggaaaattttcccaaataacgggaatttttcccttcaaATAGGGAaatgtttagatatttttttgggattttttttcctaaaaactaGAAATTCTGGCgtttttttggcgaatttttgacAAATCTTGAgtcaattttagtaatttttgacaaaatttgATAGTCTAGGTccagttcatccaagatggccaccttgACGTTACATTACAAGATGTCGGCTGACAAAAAAacctgaaccctgtttccggaggTACTATTATATTGTACTCGTGCAACAGGGTTTGATCGCCGTGCGCAACAGACGGTAACGGGTGTAGGATAACTGAAAAGGCTGACCAAGCATGCGAACGAAAGTGAAGTAGACCGATGCCAGCAGAGGTGGCGAGAAGCTAAGTCAAGTCCTGGGGCTcgttaaaaactaaattaggGAGAcccaaataaatatgaaaaacagaTAGTAATAACAAAAATAGTACTCTCTAATAATGTTCCTCGAACGTCCTTAAACTGTACTGAATTCAAGATCTAAATTCTGTCAAAAACTCAGGTCCTTTCAACCAGTGTCTGGATGTATCCATGGGCGACCTAGAGGGTCTGTTTTGTCTGTGTAGATATCCTTAAATACCACTGCCACATTGCTGAACACGTGTTACTTTGTTGCAGTGCTGACGCCTCAGTCAAGCTACCAGATGGTATAGTGGATGGCAGCGTTAACCACCTGGGTCACTTCGACCAGTGTCTGGATGTATCTGTGAACGACCTCCACGGGCAATATTGTCTGGTGGAGATATCCTTCCAGCCTGTCTCCTACACTCCTACACAGACGGTGGATCCATACACTCTGCAGTTCGACCCACAGATACATGTCTGGGAGAAGCTCAAGGTATGGCTGCCTTCTTTTTGGTAACATAATTTTTGAAGGCATAGTGTAATGCGGGGAAACTCGGGTCATGGGGTGAATCGAGTCTTCAGTTCATTTGGTGCTTCTTAGAGTTAGGAAAATGTACTAAATTTACCCGCAAATGCTGGAGAGTGCTTCTACCTGTCTTAGTATTCGTGTATCGCCACTGTGATAAAACTTGACGTTGTGTCTGGAGGTGCGCACTCGAATGGTGGAAAAAAATTTGCGGACGTAAGTCTGTTACTTAAGTAACGGTGcttgtgttttaatatttttttctcataattttttttcacatagacATGTATGTGGTATCATCTCTCTCTGCAATTATCCTTTTCCTTATGCTCggcagaaataataatttttttttaagtttttatggtTTGGAGTAACTCAGGTCATTACGGTTGGGGTAAAATGGGTCACTGCACAATGTAGGGAAGCTTGGGTCACTAAAACAATCTTCGGGTTTTGGATAATATTTGGTTAATGTTTAACAATATTTCAGTGTTTGGTtctattgaataataaaataaatttgaaatattcaAAAGAAAATGTAAAATCTACTGTAATTTGTTATTAGTGTCATTGTTTACCCTAAAACTTTACCATAGAACTCGCAAAGTTAGGTTAAAATGTAGAGAAAAACTAAATCTTCTGGTGAAAGTTTaggtatgtaaaaataaaactaagttAGTCTTAAGTATTGAGTTCTTTTGAAAAAAGATTTCAGCTCTTTTTCAGTGAAATTTTTCTAAAATGTTTCATGTTCGTATTATCTCTGCCAGAAAAGGCTGAAAAAGACATATGAAAGATACTTTATCATATTTTCTATCTGAGATTCAAACCAAGTTATCGGGATATTATTAGTATGTGATTGCAATAtatcaaacacaatttaaatgttatattattttaataattttaagtaaaatgcCATGAAAAATGTTAGGTTTTGaacttatttaataatttatcgaAAGGGATATGAttggttatttttaattattattttactactaTAGTAAAAATTACATCAGTCTAATTAATTTTTcccaaataaaatgattttatacgTTATATTGAACAACAGGAAACATTTTTCATAAACTGTATTGGTGgttgtataatttcatttaaatgtgCATAGCAAATAGTGACAATGAAAATATAACGTAAAACTAGGATATTGATACTTTTTTCACTCCTATAATGCAAGCTGACCATGCTGACAAGCGTGCGTGAGGTCAGTGGCCGTGCGAGCCGCCAGGCCGCATAGGTACCTGCAAGACGTACCCTTGCCTCccgcattcgtaacaatatattcaaACATTAATCGGTTGTATTTATTTAGTACtggcttttacccgcggcttcgctcgcattgaagccattaaataagtatcagagatcTTTACAATAGaattgaatcaataaaatatatttctctgtaaacaaaataaataattttgaattttgaattttgaccgtcgataatacagtgcaacggtattacagtactcagggttggaacttcataactggaatgctagatggcgttaaagtagctagattttgaaattttttgacaaacttttttttatctttcgtaaaaattatttttttcttcaataaaaagtatactatgttacttctaatacctccaagaaaatgagtacaaagtttcatgatgatcggttaagtagttttcgcgtgaaagcgtaacaaacaaacttacattcacatttataatattaagtaaggaTTGCCTTTAGTAATTTCGTATTTTATAAAAGTGAACTAAGTGTTTACTCTTTGCTTGCACTTTTTTTCCATCAAATAGTTCCAAAATATTCCCAATAAATTAACAGCACGACAAatttacgagggttatttttttttttcaacctccgatcggctgtaaaaaaaacgggaatgaattgggaaattattttaatgtcaaaagaaacgtacatatttactctatttttccacataatcaccgtgcagattgaggtatttgtcgtaccgatgcaccagctttccaaaaccctctgcataaaatgatgcctcctgcctattcagccacgttttaacagtgctctgcagttcatcattggtgttgaagcgtcgtcctccaagccactttttcaacttggggaaaaggtgatagtcactcggtgccaaatccggactataaggagggtgatcaaacacttcccatcgaaatattccaagcttcaactgaggtgtgagttggccgctccacgtGGTTGGTGGAAGGgtgtaaacactacgagacgtgtcgattcgtgtacgagcgattagggtatcgattaatgggcatgccatggagaaatgaaactgtaatcacactgcagggcactgttaaaatgtggttgaataggcaggaggcatcattttatgcagagggtattggaaagctggtgcatcggtacgacaaatgcctcaatctgcacgatgattatgtggaaaaatagagtaaaggtgtacgtttcttttgacattaaaataatttcccaattcattcccttttttattacagccgatcggaggttgaaaaaaaataacacatgagTGTCTGGGTATTTGTGGCCACTGATTGTTGCTACCTCTCATATTCATGCAAGTGGCTTCACGCAGACAGACAGGTTGTCACTCTGTAAAATCTCTCCCCTTTTAAAGCAATACCTCcggaatttttttagaaaattttgctATAGTGTAAGTCATTGCTGTGTAGGACATGAAATAAGGTAGCAAACTTATATAATGTTTGGAAAAGAAgcgaaaaatttatatttttcttggtGGGAAGGTATGTTTTCAACCCAAGATCCATAAGGAATCTTTTGTTGGATCCATTAATAAACTATGCTCGGACAGAAACCCAGGGGTTCCAGAGCAGATATTTTAGTTTCGATATTCAAGGACATAAGCAAAGAATTGCCACCCAAAATGTCAAGTGCATCATTGAAGTAAATAATGTTACGTCTCGTTCAGATGtattaacattattttccatGTTTTGTGTCTTCAATATGTACCAATTATTTCAATAGCCAGTTAACGTCCGAGACCAGAGCCCTTGGGAGCCATCTATTTTGTCTAGGCAAAAAATCATCACGATCGAGACATGTAGATATATTAATAGATACAGGGACATACATTTGACATTAAATACAGTTTTGTAGTCTAAAGCATCATGCACCTCCAGGGTATTACGTTTAAGACCTGCTGggaaagtttaattatttttctccTCTACCAGAAACGTAAAGATGTCATTTGCTGTACACTGTGTACTTTGTTAACAGAAGTCTAAGGACCGCTCCAAGGTCACCCGCAGCACGCTCCGCCTGGGCCTGTGTATGCCCTCCTCTTGCACCCCCCAGCAGCTGCAGGCGACCTTGGCACACGAGCTACAGCTGCTGGGGCAGAGGGTAGGGCTTATCTTCAAGAGTCAGGTGTCTCCCCAGCTGTGTGCCACTCACCAGGATCCCATGCCCTGGTCGACTGGAGAGATTTTCTTCTGGTAATCGTCATCACATTCTTACATGTGTTTACGTTGCGTAAATACTTTCTTTTCGTTATTTCAATGGTGgctatttatgttatttaaagagaatgtgtttgtaataaaatgtaattgaTTAAAACATGAACGTTTATTGCAGTTGCCTAATGTTACTCCTCGTAATAACGGTGGCCATAAGCTCGTGGTATGCTCAAACACATCGGAACAGCTGCATTAGTCCAGGTACGTATTTACTTTTATTGTAAGAGACTGGCAATATTCTTATAGCAAGATAAATGATTATATGTTTGTAAATGTATTTCATTTGGAAATGCATTATGTTCCATGTCCATCAAATTAAATTATGCCATGTCTTAATTTCGTAACTTGACTCGTATTCATTTTTAAACATTCAGCAAAACCATAGCCTACCTAAAAAGAGGTTGagatttttaaatagaaaaataggATATAAATATAGAATTTGTCTCCTTTTTATGCATATGGTTACTTGCATTTATTTCAATGCAAAAAACGTACTTACGTTAAAACGAGTGGTTGAAACTAACATTATTTAAGCACTTATATTACAAAACTGATAGCGCTTTGGTAAAACGTAACCTGGAAAATAAGTGGAGGTATTAATTGTATCCAATTTACCATCATGCATTCAAGTTTTCTTCCCAGCagtataaaaagtttttttcaaacattcgatcaaattaaataatatttatttttaaagatttgatcataatttaaaaatgtttattattaaagatTTCATCATAATTGCTTGTATGAgttcttgttttatgtttttgttatcaCACTGTCATAATAACTTGTTGTAGAACATATGGTAAAAGCACTTtgtgaccgtgtctggtcacaagacgttaaattaaatttccaccaccaaaacatttaaggacatgaagaagcttaccttctatgttgacatgtgggaataaactgacctcttgtgacgtcacgactcatagataagctacggctgtgtgcggcagaagacagtgcactttcaacaaaataccatagacaaagtggagacttcattcctac
This genomic stretch from Bacillus rossius redtenbacheri isolate Brsri chromosome 16, Brsri_v3, whole genome shotgun sequence harbors:
- the LOC134539888 gene encoding uncharacterized protein LOC134539888 yields the protein MGYFQRNTPINPITNSMTTECHTPESRLNRKMAAEPEEHLEADVCKLKSSNRGNNHENGSSGAVGFLLPSAGRTGPQVVQLSAHPAYSSGFLRAYSRPPLLQPLQDVPAGTRQLHAVGRADADASVKLPDGIVDGSVNHLGHFDQCLDVSVNDLHGQYCLVEISFQPVSYTPTQTVDPYTLQFDPQIHVWEKLKKSKDRSKVTRSTLRLGLCMPSSCTPQQLQATLAHELQLLGQRVGLIFKSQVSPQLCATHQDPMPWSTGEIFFW